In Macrotis lagotis isolate mMagLag1 chromosome 8, bilby.v1.9.chrom.fasta, whole genome shotgun sequence, a single genomic region encodes these proteins:
- the LOC141496445 gene encoding olfactory receptor 2C1-like, which translates to MWPVMRGVNNNSFKGFILMGVSDHPQLEMIFFVVILFSYLLTLVGNLTIILISRLDAWLHTPMYFFLSNLSSLDLAFTTSSAPQMLLNLWGPDKTISYSGCITQLYIFFWLGATEGILLVVMAFDRYVAVCRPLHYMTIMHPRLCWQLAAIAWLGGLGNSLIQATFTLQLPLCGHQKVDNFLCEVPALIKIACGDTSLNEALLNGVCAFFTAVPLSIILISYGYIAQAVLKNRSADGWQKAFKTCGSHLIVVFLFYISAIYAYLLPAKSSSQDRGKFISLFYSVVTPMVNPLIYTLRNKEVKGALRRFLGKRR; encoded by the coding sequence ATGTGGCCAGTGATGAGAGGAGTCAACAACAACTCCTTTAAAGGTTTCATCCTGATGGGTGTCTCTGACCATCCTCAGCTGGAGatgatcttttttgttgttatccTGTTTTCCTACCTGTTGACCTTGGTGGGCAACTTGACCATTATCCTAATATCACGCCTGGATGCCTGGCTTCACACAcccatgtattttttcctcagtAACCTCTCCTCCCTTGACCTTGCCTTTACTACAAGTTCAGCCCCTCAGATGCTGTTGAATCTGTGGGGCCCAGACAAAACCATCAGCTACAGTGGCTGCATAACCCAGCTATACATCTTTTTCTGGCTGGGTGCCACTGAAGGCATCCTATTGGTTGTGATGGCATTTGATCGTTATGTAGCTGTCTGCCGGCCCCTGCACTACATGACCATCATGCACCCTCGGCTTTGCTGGCAGCTAGCTGCCATTGCCTGGCTAGGAGGCCTAGGAAACTCCCTAATTCAGGCAACATTCACTCTGCAGCTCCCACTGTGTGGACACCAGAAAGTCGACAATTTTCTCTGTGAAGTGCCAGCTCTAATCAAGATAGCCTGTGGTGACACAAGCCTCAATGAGGCTCTCCTCAATGGTGTCTGTGCCTTTTTCACTGCAGTGCCCCTGAGTATCATCCTCATTTCCTATGGTTACATTGCCCAGGCTGTCCTGAAGAATCGCTCTGCTGATGGTTGGCAAAAAGCCTTCAAAACTTGTGGCTCCCATTTGATAGTAGTATTCCTCTTCTATATCTCAGCCATTTATGCCTACCTGCTGCCAGCCAAGAGTAGTTCCCAGGACCGGGGcaaattcatttctctattttactcaGTGGTTACACCAATGGTGAATCCCCTAATCTACACTCTGAGAAACAAGGAGGTAAAGGGGGCGTTAAGGAGGTTCTTGGGAAAAAGGAGGTAG